One part of the Lycium ferocissimum isolate CSIRO_LF1 chromosome 8, AGI_CSIRO_Lferr_CH_V1, whole genome shotgun sequence genome encodes these proteins:
- the LOC132068127 gene encoding dnaJ protein homolog — translation MFGRAPKKSDNTKYYEILGVPKTAAPEDLKKAYRKAAIKNHPDKGGDPEKFKELAQAYEVLSDPEKRDIYDQYGEDALKEGMGGGGGGHDPFDIFSSFFGGGGSPFGGGGSSRGRRQRRGEDVVHPLKVSLEDLYNGTSKKLSLSRSVLCSKCKGKGSKSGASMKCSGCQGSGMKVTIRQLGPSMIQQMQHPCNECKGTGETINDKDRCGQCKGEKVVQEKKVLEVHVEKGMQNGQKITFPGEADEAPDTVTGDIVFVLQQKEHPKFKRKGDDIFVEHTLSLTEALCGFQFILTHLDNRQLIIKSQPGEVVKPDQFKAINDEGMPMYQRPFMRGKLYIHFTVEFPETLSPEQCKNLEAVLPPKPKTQMTDMELDECEETTLHDVNIEEEMRRKQQQAQEAYDEDDEDMHGGAQRVQCAQQ, via the exons ATGTTTGGGAGGGCACCGAAGAAGAGTGACAACACGAAGTACTATGAGATCTTAGGTGTTCCTAAGACTGCTGCACCGGAAGATCTTAAGAAAGCTTACCGTAAAGCTGCTATTAAGAATCATCCTGATAAGGGAGGTGACCCTGAAAAg TTTAAAGAGCTTGCTCAAGCTTATGAGGTTTTGAGTGATCCCGAGAAGCGTGATATATATGATCAGTATGGTGAAGATGCTCTCAAGGAAGGAATGGGCGGTGGAGGTGGTGGACACGACCCATTTGACATTTTCTCGTCTTTCTTTGGTGGCGGTGGCAGTCCATTTGGTG GTGGTGGAAGCAGCAGAGGAAGAAGACAAAGAAGAGGAGAGGATGTCGTCCACCCTCTCAAAGTTTCTCTGGAGGATCTGTACAATGGAACATCAAAGAAGCTGTCACTGTCTCGCAGTGTATTGTGCTCGAAATGCAAGGG GAAAGGGTCTAAATCAGGTGCTTCAATGAAATGTTCTGGCTGTCAAGGGTCTGGGATGAAAGTCACTATTAGACAACTTGGCCCATCCATGATCCAGCAGATGCAGCATCCTTGCAACGAGTGCAAGGGTACTGGTGAGACAATCAATGATAAAGATAGGTGTGGACAATGTAAAGGTGAGAAGGTTGTGCAGGAGAAGAAGGTGTTGGAAGTTCATGTGGAGAAGGGTATGCAGAATGGACAAAAGATAACATTTCCCGGCGAGGCTGATGAAGCA CCTGATACAGTCACTGGGGACATAGTTTTCGTCTTGCAACAGAAGGAACATCCCAAGTTTAAGCGAAAGGGAGATGATATCTTTGTAGAGCACACCTTGAGCTTGACCGAGGCCCTATGTGGTTTCCAGTTCATCTTGACTCACCTAGACAATAGACAGCTGATCATTAAGTCCCAACCTGGAGAAGTCGTCAAGCCTG ATCAATTTAAGGCCATAAATGATGAAGGAATGCCAATGTACCAAAGGCCATTTATGAGAGGAAAACTATACATTCACTTTACTGTAGAATTCCCCGAGACATTATCCCCTGAACAGTGCAAGAACCTTGAAGCGGTGTTGCCACCAAAACCCAAAACACAAATGACTGATATGGAATTGGATGAGTGCGAGGAGACTACTTTGCATGATGTTAACATTGAAGAGGAGATGCGGAGGAAGCAGCAACAGGCCCAAGAGGCATATGACGAAGATGATGAAGACATGCATGGTGGTGCACAGAGAGTTCAATGTGCACAACAGTAA